A part of Marinicella rhabdoformis genomic DNA contains:
- a CDS encoding anhydro-N-acetylmuramic acid kinase, which translates to MIYLGLMSGTSCDGIDAALVNIDDSGIECLATYHEVYPNKLKTILLSVIAGKAASARLFSNLDCQLATCYAQVVKSILSQANVRPEQVQAIGLHGQTIDHNPPVNTWQLGSAAHVAALTGIDVIADFRSLDVAYGGQGAPLAPALHKEVFYQGKPLAVLNLGGIANLSYITEQRVIGFDTGPANCLMDLWANKHLQIDYDQSGLWAAKGVVCDDLLQALLSEPYFSNRPPKSTGRELFHLKWLEKHLADLETLSPQDIQATLLALTVMTISNDVDTYAADASQLIVCGGGVHNTTLMSQLEKQLHMPVISSQSVGVNPDHVESVLMAWLASKYQDPLDLIQITGSKVAHRFGVLYKGKVETKSKEADS; encoded by the coding sequence TTGATCTACCTGGGACTGATGTCAGGAACATCATGTGACGGCATTGATGCAGCTCTGGTTAACATTGACGACTCAGGTATTGAATGTTTGGCGACTTACCATGAAGTCTATCCGAACAAGTTAAAAACAATTTTGTTGTCAGTCATTGCTGGCAAGGCTGCATCAGCACGTCTGTTTTCGAACTTAGATTGTCAGTTGGCGACCTGCTATGCACAAGTTGTCAAATCCATCCTGAGTCAAGCCAATGTCAGGCCTGAACAAGTACAAGCCATAGGGTTACATGGTCAAACCATTGATCATAATCCTCCAGTCAATACTTGGCAGTTAGGGTCGGCGGCTCATGTGGCTGCACTGACAGGCATTGATGTGATTGCAGATTTTCGCAGTTTAGATGTTGCTTACGGTGGACAGGGCGCACCTTTGGCGCCAGCATTGCATAAAGAAGTTTTCTATCAAGGAAAGCCTTTGGCGGTGCTTAATTTAGGTGGTATAGCCAACCTGTCTTACATAACTGAGCAAAGGGTGATTGGGTTTGATACGGGGCCTGCCAACTGTTTGATGGACTTGTGGGCCAATAAACACCTGCAAATTGATTACGACCAATCTGGCCTGTGGGCAGCAAAAGGTGTTGTTTGTGATGATTTGCTACAAGCTTTATTAAGTGAACCCTATTTTTCCAATAGACCACCTAAAAGCACAGGTCGAGAACTGTTTCATTTAAAGTGGTTGGAAAAGCATTTGGCCGATTTAGAAACCTTATCGCCACAAGACATTCAGGCCACACTGTTGGCCTTGACAGTGATGACCATCTCCAATGATGTTGATACATATGCAGCGGATGCATCCCAATTGATTGTTTGTGGAGGCGGAGTCCATAACACCACGTTGATGTCTCAATTAGAAAAGCAGCTCCATATGCCTGTTATAAGCAGCCAAAGCGTAGGCGTGAACCCAGATCATGTGGAGTCAGTGTTGATGGCTTGGCTGGCTTCAAAATACCAAGATCCTTTGGATTTGATACAAATTACTGGAAGCAAGGTTGCTCACAGGTTTGGGGTGTTATACAAAGGTAAGGTTGAGACTAAGTCAAAGGAAGCGGACAGTTAA
- a CDS encoding PP2C family protein-serine/threonine phosphatase, protein MNITIGHTTHSGIKRDHNEDTYGVNNPKHVYLVADGMGGHDHGEIASALARDNILSAIEQGMDLETAILTANQEIINSSSEKPGDLPMGTTVIIVKLDQNDYHCAWVGDSRAYIYQNKSLTAISSDHSYVQELVDQKLISTEQARSHPHRNVVTQALGVTDNSEIKVASKNASFEKGDKFLLCSDGLTEEVDDMAIEAIMSQNAHPKELADQLLIKALENGGSDNITVLVIEIN, encoded by the coding sequence ATGAATATAACAATTGGACATACCACGCACTCTGGCATCAAACGTGATCATAACGAAGATACCTATGGTGTAAATAATCCTAAGCATGTCTATTTGGTTGCTGACGGCATGGGCGGGCATGACCATGGTGAAATTGCGAGCGCCTTGGCCAGAGACAACATCCTTTCTGCCATAGAACAAGGCATGGATTTAGAAACAGCCATCCTCACTGCCAACCAAGAAATCATCAACAGTTCTTCAGAAAAGCCAGGCGATTTGCCAATGGGAACCACAGTCATTATCGTCAAACTGGACCAAAATGATTACCATTGTGCTTGGGTTGGCGATTCCAGGGCCTATATCTATCAAAACAAATCTTTAACAGCCATCAGCTCTGACCATTCTTATGTTCAAGAATTGGTAGACCAAAAATTAATCTCCACCGAACAAGCCAGGTCCCATCCTCACAGGAATGTTGTGACACAAGCTTTAGGGGTAACTGATAACAGCGAAATTAAAGTTGCATCTAAAAACGCCTCATTTGAAAAAGGTGACAAGTTCTTGCTGTGCAGCGATGGTTTAACCGAAGAAGTTGATGACATGGCAATTGAAGCCATCATGTCTCAAAATGCACACCCAAAAGAATTAGCAGATCAGTTATTGATTAAAGCCTTAGAAAATGGCGGCTCCGACAACATCACTGTTTTGGTGATCGAAATTAATTAA
- the mltF gene encoding membrane-bound lytic murein transglycosylase MltF: protein MTVALVLIFTSPWQSRNSWQKIKERGYINYGTRTSLLSYFNNGEEKIGVEYQLLKRFCKQHGLTLKVRTFRNNQAMFQALNQQKIDIAGGHLSVTNSRMKSYLFSAPIDESHVNLVTHYRYKDIKQMSELNQADGRVTSFSSNQEFLDDHPEFNLEKLSIDKHSSLFELIKMVSLKEIDFTLADSSIVSIYQQFIPGLYTPIQLTPSIDIAWMLRPNSQSVLNHLNPFIKTSVDTGEVQKLKNQLSVYIPEINTANTVTFLDYLYSRWPKIVTQVKQVSKALDFDYLLLGAISYQESHWNPKAVSPTGVKGLMMLTRRAAKDVGITDRTDVLQSLRGGAAYFQKMSDKIPERIEEPDRTLFALAAYNVGYGHLEDARILTQRNGKNPDLWQDVSLFLPELNNPIVAQHLKHGMADGKTAVLYVENIMTYKQLLKWKEQKGSWSQIADNP from the coding sequence TTGACTGTTGCCCTGGTATTGATTTTCACCAGCCCTTGGCAAAGCCGAAACAGTTGGCAAAAAATCAAAGAAAGGGGGTACATTAATTATGGCACTCGCACGTCATTACTGTCCTATTTCAATAACGGCGAAGAAAAAATTGGTGTTGAATACCAGCTGTTAAAACGCTTTTGTAAGCAGCACGGCTTAACCCTAAAAGTCAGAACATTCAGAAACAACCAGGCGATGTTTCAAGCACTGAATCAACAAAAAATTGACATCGCCGGCGGTCACCTCAGCGTGACCAATTCTCGCATGAAAAGCTACTTATTTTCCGCTCCAATTGATGAGTCACATGTTAATCTGGTTACTCACTACAGGTATAAAGACATCAAGCAAATGTCAGAATTAAACCAAGCCGATGGGCGGGTAACTTCATTCAGCAGCAACCAAGAATTTCTCGATGATCACCCTGAGTTTAATTTAGAAAAATTAAGTATAGACAAGCACTCATCGCTCTTTGAGTTGATCAAAATGGTGAGTTTAAAAGAAATAGATTTTACTTTGGCAGATTCTTCTATTGTTTCAATCTATCAACAGTTCATACCCGGACTTTACACCCCAATCCAATTAACCCCATCAATAGACATTGCTTGGATGCTCAGACCCAATAGCCAATCAGTGCTGAATCACTTAAACCCTTTCATCAAAACCAGCGTTGATACAGGTGAAGTTCAAAAATTAAAAAATCAATTAAGTGTCTATATTCCTGAAATTAACACGGCAAATACCGTCACTTTTTTAGATTATTTATACAGCCGTTGGCCAAAAATCGTGACCCAGGTAAAGCAAGTTTCAAAAGCACTTGATTTTGATTATTTACTGTTAGGCGCCATCAGTTACCAAGAATCTCATTGGAACCCAAAGGCCGTCTCTCCAACTGGCGTAAAAGGCTTGATGATGTTAACCCGCAGGGCTGCTAAAGATGTAGGTATAACTGACCGCACTGATGTACTACAAAGCTTAAGAGGTGGAGCTGCTTATTTTCAAAAAATGTCAGACAAAATACCTGAACGAATTGAAGAACCAGACCGAACACTTTTTGCTCTGGCCGCTTACAATGTAGGCTATGGTCATTTAGAAGATGCACGGATATTAACGCAGCGCAACGGAAAAAATCCAGATTTATGGCAAGATGTGTCACTTTTCTTGCCTGAGCTCAACAACCCGATTGTTGCACAGCATTTAAAACACGGTATGGCTGATGGAAAAACGGCGGTTTTATATGTAGAAAACATCATGACTTATAAGCAACTACTTAAATGGAAAGAACAAAAAGGTTCCTGGAGTCAAATAGCCGATAATCCGTGA